In Gemmatimonadota bacterium, the genomic window CGGGCGTCAGTTTGAATACACTGGCGTGGGAACTGCCCAGTCTGTAATACATGAAGAACGGCTTGTCTTCAGGGCGATTCTCCCAAAAATCTTCAGCGTTGTAATACTGTTCACGCTCCTCTTTGGAGACGTATAGGTTGATGTCATTGTCCGGCTGCGTGCAGGCGTAACCGGCGCTCGTCAGCATTGTGTTTAACAACTCAACTCCTGCGGGGCGGATGACCGCGCTGCGGTGGTGATGCGTGCCCAGTGTCGTCGGATGCATGCCGGTATAGATGCCGGTGCGCGACGGTGAGCAGATTGGGCCAGCGGTGAACGCGTTGGTGTAGCGCACACCTTCTGCGGATAGGCGGTCAATATTTGGGGTATGTGCGTATTGATCTCCGTAGCAACCATAGTTCCAGGCACTGGAGTCGTGGTTACTGATCCACAGGAAATTGGGTCTGTCTTGTTTGGTCATATATCTGGTTCTCCCAAAAAAGATTTTGTGATGATTGGATATCAGTACGCACCAGACGATAAAAATGCGAACTGTCAATCGCGTTGTAACCCCTCACCATTTCTGATCTATAATCAGAAATCCTTTCGCTTTACACAGTTCACTGTCTTTCCATCCGTAAAAGAGGAGCAGGCCATCTCTTACATTTCCTTCTGGATCTTTAACCGGTTGAATATTGTTAAATTTCCAACCGGCATACTCCGGGGCACGTGGCGTCAAATCTCTCACTCTTTGCCAGGTGAATCCACTATCTGTGGAGATCCACTCTTCAATATCTCCTCCACCTCTGGAGTCCATGTTGCCACGTTTTCCTTTTATAAATTTGTGGTCACCTACTATCAGATAAGCATGCAGCGTGCCACTTTCATCCAGTCTGAGATAGCAACTGTTCCAATCATCAGTGGCAGGGGTGATAACCGTCTGTATCCATTTATGATTGATATACCTCACATAATAGTAATTGCATCTGTCGGGCACGTCTTCTGATAGCACATGCAAAAAGGCCGGATTGTCATTTTCATCTATGACTATATCAGGTGGAACGCCTGCGCCTCGCCAATCGGTATCCCAAATTTTGCATTTGTCATTTGCAGTGCCAATATCAATGGGCGTTCTGACCGTCTCGCCATCAAAATTCGCGACCTCATGCGTTTGAAGGTTGATTTTTACATAATAGAGGTTGTATTTGAGCCCGAGATTCTTTTTGGTTCCATAACGAGGATTGTAAAACTTTTCTGGGATATCCTTCTTATTGTCATCATAAGAACAAAATACGGCGTGCAAAAACTTTCCATCTTTACTCGGAAAGCAAGTGTGATAAGAAGACCACTCATTCAAGTCCATCGGATCATCTACTGTTGCCGTTTCTTCCCCCATGTTTAAATCTGTGACATCATTTTCAGGCCCTGACCAGGTTTTACCTTCATTGTCTGAAATTAAATATGACCACGAACTTCTGTGCTCTCCTGTTCGGAAATAAACCACTTGTCTATTATTGTATATGTGATAAACCGTAGGGTAAGA contains:
- a CDS encoding BNR-4 repeat-containing protein, whose protein sequence is MDTEKQTDFSVVPFGSGGQLKMIYDRRQRPQAIYINNQVYIVYNGGAPMDAETREKTYPFVISFNPETKSFSSPLQLGTKGSNDQHYCPIIWADNDDLLHILSGCHRTPGTHLISKKVADIGSSVEDWSPAPEIRNSLSYPTVYHIYNNRQVVYFRTGEHRSSWSYLISDNEGKTWSGPENDVTDLNMGEETATVDDPMDLNEWSSYHTCFPSKDGKFLHAVFCSYDDNKKDIPEKFYNPRYGTKKNLGLKYNLYYVKINLQTHEVANFDGETVRTPIDIGTANDKCKIWDTDWRGAGVPPDIVIDENDNPAFLHVLSEDVPDRCNYYYVRYINHKWIQTVITPATDDWNSCYLRLDESGTLHAYLIVGDHKFIKGKRGNMDSRGGGDIEEWISTDSGFTWQRVRDLTPRAPEYAGWKFNNIQPVKDPEGNVRDGLLLFYGWKDSELCKAKGFLIIDQKW